From Streptomyces cyaneogriseus subsp. noncyanogenus, the proteins below share one genomic window:
- a CDS encoding methyltransferase, with product MPQSHDRSRLLDRFHTIVNGPALFNALVAGAELGLFEHLSRHPEARFKELCETTGVPAHQLRVLLFALCSTGLVRREGEGYVNSDVAEELLAPQGEDSWRHILVGWQRIYYPAFTRTTEALKAGTNTAIADYPGTEPTFYQRLAHSPEVESVFHAAMTAFTLRSLPGLLDHLDLSEVRHVLDVGGGDGTTSKRLAEKYPDCRFTVFDTPSVAELADRSMPAELGERVALCPGDLFSDPFPQDVDCVLFSHCLEVFSPEQIGYLMDKAFDALAPGGRIHLYGFTAMDDEQTGMYGARLSLYLNVLATGSGMSYPADDYERWLTHAGFTGVGSVTGLPYEHTLTSGTKPGE from the coding sequence ATGCCCCAGAGCCACGACCGTTCCCGGCTGCTCGACCGCTTCCACACCATCGTCAACGGCCCGGCCCTGTTCAACGCCCTCGTCGCGGGCGCCGAACTGGGTCTCTTCGAACACCTCTCCCGCCATCCCGAGGCGCGGTTCAAGGAGCTGTGCGAAACCACCGGGGTCCCCGCGCACCAACTGCGCGTCCTGCTGTTCGCCCTGTGCTCCACCGGCCTCGTCCGCCGTGAGGGCGAGGGCTATGTCAACTCCGACGTCGCGGAGGAACTGCTCGCCCCGCAGGGAGAAGACAGCTGGCGGCACATCCTCGTCGGCTGGCAGCGGATCTACTATCCGGCCTTCACCCGGACCACGGAGGCCCTGAAGGCCGGCACCAACACCGCCATCGCCGACTATCCCGGCACCGAGCCCACCTTCTACCAGCGCCTGGCCCACAGCCCCGAGGTCGAGTCGGTGTTCCACGCCGCGATGACCGCCTTCACCCTGCGCTCCCTGCCGGGCCTGCTCGACCACCTCGACCTGTCGGAGGTCCGCCACGTCCTCGATGTCGGAGGCGGCGACGGGACGACGTCCAAGAGGCTCGCGGAGAAGTACCCCGACTGCCGGTTCACCGTCTTCGACACACCGAGCGTGGCCGAGCTCGCCGACCGCTCCATGCCCGCCGAGCTGGGGGAGCGGGTCGCCCTGTGCCCCGGCGACCTGTTCAGCGACCCCTTCCCCCAGGACGTGGACTGCGTGCTGTTCAGCCACTGTCTGGAGGTCTTCTCACCCGAGCAGATCGGTTATCTGATGGACAAGGCGTTCGACGCCCTCGCACCCGGCGGACGCATACACCTGTACGGGTTCACCGCCATGGACGACGAACAGACCGGCATGTACGGCGCCCGCCTCTCGCTGTACCTTAACGTCCTGGCCACGGGCAGCGGGATGTCCTACCCGGCCGACGACTACGAACGCTGGCTGACCCACGCCGGATTCACCGGCGTCGGCTCGGTCACCGGCCTTCCCTACGAGCACACACTGACGTCCGGCACGAAGCCGGGGGAGTGA
- a CDS encoding SdrD B-like domain-containing protein has protein sequence MGATAGPATAAADDGTLTVEVLRDFFGTGVINATMDVPQRGMKVAVSDPAGHVVTGVTDATGKVVVSGSTVLDGGRYRVDVDIPAPYSGYLRAAPASTAENHFDSFTSFVDVSDGKNASVVTGVWNPADYALPDSRYFVPIHNGPNGNDDRALVAFGTQARGTCPTDVACPTTLATQDQVGTTFGLAYDKYRTRLFQSAFARRYTPYGPQGGGAIYTVPVNGSGTPRLFARVPDAAVTRHDTANMIKDAGFTDAPGKESLGGLALSEDGSTLYVVNLRTRSLVSFDATGDTAAAPRSTVPIPDPGCASPEDWRPFGLQVHNNTLHVGGVCSAESTQRRADLKAFVSTYDGKRFTTVLSHPLTDKRGSVFGSGDRATHWNPWNTSLDTWDDRKSGNVFIDPQPELASLAFARDGSMILGFRDRFMDVLSWGGLDPRPGIDTPQSGMSGGDIVMVCATPTGEYQWEGTGSCPNHATPANSGGQPADVVEYFPGDSFANAHQETALGSVAYIPQQQWVVSTEFDPVVNVATSGTGYHHITTGQGPGNNPTANGFQFVSAAQGGFGKAGGLGDIAYAAANAPIQIGNVVWFDGDRNGIQDPGHVLLPGATVNLLDADGKQVATTRTNAAGEYYFGGVGAAYELTPGAKYTVQFDVCTADTSQVPEQPPASELRFTLPRAGANRAHDSNVTPPTSGPLCNGYAPVTAPDKPGGVDHTIDAGVYIPKETPSPTPTPTPTPTPTPTPTATPTPPAASTPPSPAPSANQPAPAGGGGGSLANTGVSGLAEMIGLVGLLVGAGLIIAFVTRNRPARHH, from the coding sequence GTGGGAGCGACGGCCGGACCGGCCACCGCAGCGGCCGACGACGGCACACTGACGGTCGAGGTGCTGCGCGACTTCTTCGGCACCGGCGTGATCAACGCGACGATGGACGTGCCGCAGCGGGGCATGAAGGTGGCGGTCTCCGACCCCGCCGGCCATGTCGTCACCGGCGTCACGGACGCCACCGGAAAGGTCGTGGTGTCGGGGTCGACCGTGCTGGACGGCGGCCGGTACCGCGTCGACGTCGACATCCCGGCGCCGTACAGCGGCTATCTGCGGGCGGCACCCGCGTCGACGGCGGAGAACCACTTCGACAGCTTCACGTCGTTCGTGGACGTGTCGGACGGAAAGAACGCCTCGGTGGTGACGGGGGTGTGGAATCCGGCCGACTACGCGCTGCCGGACTCCCGGTACTTCGTACCGATCCACAACGGCCCCAACGGGAACGACGACCGCGCGCTCGTGGCGTTCGGCACTCAGGCCCGGGGCACGTGTCCCACCGATGTGGCGTGCCCGACCACACTGGCCACCCAGGACCAGGTGGGCACGACATTCGGGTTGGCGTACGACAAGTACCGGACCCGGCTGTTCCAGAGCGCGTTCGCCCGCCGGTACACCCCGTACGGGCCGCAGGGCGGGGGCGCGATCTACACGGTGCCGGTCAACGGCTCGGGTACGCCGCGGCTGTTCGCGCGGGTGCCGGACGCCGCGGTGACGCGGCACGACACCGCCAACATGATCAAGGACGCGGGATTCACCGACGCGCCGGGCAAGGAGAGCCTCGGTGGCCTGGCCCTGTCGGAGGACGGCTCCACGCTGTACGTGGTGAACCTGCGCACCCGCAGCCTGGTGAGCTTCGACGCGACCGGGGACACCGCCGCGGCGCCCAGGTCCACGGTGCCGATCCCGGACCCGGGGTGCGCGAGCCCCGAGGACTGGCGGCCGTTCGGTCTCCAGGTCCACAACAACACGCTGCACGTCGGCGGCGTGTGCAGCGCGGAGAGCACGCAGCGGCGCGCGGACCTCAAAGCCTTCGTCTCCACCTACGACGGCAAGCGGTTCACCACGGTGCTGAGCCACCCGCTCACGGACAAACGCGGCAGCGTCTTCGGTTCCGGCGACAGGGCCACCCACTGGAACCCGTGGAACACCAGCCTGGACACGTGGGACGACCGGAAGTCGGGCAACGTCTTCATCGATCCGCAGCCGGAGCTGGCCTCCCTCGCCTTCGCCCGCGACGGTTCGATGATCCTGGGTTTCCGCGACCGGTTCATGGACGTGCTCAGCTGGGGAGGGCTGGACCCCCGCCCGGGGATCGACACGCCGCAGAGCGGCATGTCCGGCGGTGACATCGTCATGGTCTGCGCCACTCCCACCGGTGAATACCAGTGGGAAGGGACCGGGAGCTGCCCCAACCACGCCACCCCCGCCAACAGCGGCGGCCAGCCCGCCGATGTCGTCGAATACTTCCCGGGCGACTCCTTCGCCAACGCGCACCAGGAGACCGCGCTGGGGTCGGTGGCCTATATCCCGCAGCAGCAGTGGGTCGTCAGCACGGAGTTCGACCCGGTCGTCAACGTCGCGACCTCAGGCACCGGATACCACCACATCACGACCGGTCAGGGGCCGGGCAACAACCCGACCGCCAACGGATTCCAGTTCGTCAGCGCGGCGCAGGGCGGGTTCGGCAAGGCCGGCGGGCTGGGCGACATCGCCTACGCGGCGGCGAACGCGCCGATCCAGATCGGCAACGTCGTGTGGTTCGACGGCGACCGCAACGGCATCCAGGACCCGGGCCACGTGCTGCTGCCGGGGGCGACGGTCAACCTGCTGGACGCGGACGGCAAGCAGGTCGCCACGACCAGGACCAATGCCGCCGGCGAGTACTACTTCGGTGGTGTCGGCGCCGCGTACGAGCTCACCCCGGGCGCGAAGTACACGGTGCAGTTCGACGTGTGCACCGCGGACACCAGCCAGGTGCCCGAGCAGCCCCCGGCGAGCGAGCTGAGGTTCACGCTGCCGCGGGCCGGCGCCAACCGGGCGCACGACTCCAATGTGACCCCGCCGACCAGCGGACCGTTGTGCAACGGCTACGCGCCCGTCACGGCTCCGGACAAGCCGGGCGGGGTGGATCACACGATCGACGCCGGGGTGTACATCCCGAAGGAAACCCCGTCCCCGACCCCGACCCCGACGCCCACGCCGACCCCGACTCCCACACCGACGGCGACTCCGACGCCGCCCGCGGCCTCCACACCGCCGTCGCCCGCACCGTCCGCCAACCAGCCGGCCCCGGCCGGTGGGGGCGGGGGTTCGCTGGCGAACACCGGTGTGTCCGGGCTGGCGGAGATGATCGGCCTCGTAGGTCTCCTGGTGGGTGCCGGCCTGATCATCGCGTTCGTGACCCGGAATCGTCCCGCCCGGCACCACTGA
- a CDS encoding MFS transporter: MKSLGLLIDVTPLRRYPAFRRLFGGQCMTLLGSQVTQAAVPWQVYEITHSSVSVGAVGLAALLPMVVFGLYGGAVADAVDRRRLVLLVACGSALVSAVLVVQALAGWNSLWVLYGCVAVQAGLFAVDLPARRALVPRLVDPGDLPAANSLLFLVFSLGVIGGPLIGSAMVAVSGYGAAYLVDIVAFGVAITLLRGLPSIPLPDGGRRADLGSVVEGLRFISKRPVLWMCYSLDVVATVFAMPTALFPALAVERFHGSTETAAYLTAALAAGTFLGTVFSGWLGAVRRVGLASIAIVIAWGVALGAFGLARELWLALLLLGAAGAADTFSAVLRTSVIQRETPDELRGRTSGVLTIVGAGGPRLGDGRAGFVAGAIGPGAAAVVGGVTCVAAVVALAAAVPSFLRYRLTPQPDEKDVPPQAPGKPDPPRGTEAETH; this comes from the coding sequence ATGAAGTCGCTGGGACTGCTCATCGACGTCACCCCGTTACGGCGGTACCCGGCGTTCCGCCGCCTCTTCGGCGGACAGTGCATGACGCTGCTCGGCAGCCAGGTCACCCAGGCGGCCGTGCCGTGGCAGGTGTACGAGATCACCCACTCCTCGGTGAGCGTGGGCGCGGTCGGCCTGGCCGCCCTGCTGCCCATGGTCGTCTTCGGGCTGTACGGGGGAGCCGTCGCCGACGCGGTGGACCGACGGCGCCTCGTCCTCCTGGTGGCCTGTGGCTCCGCGCTGGTCAGCGCGGTCCTGGTGGTCCAGGCGCTCGCGGGGTGGAACAGCCTGTGGGTGCTGTACGGGTGCGTCGCGGTGCAGGCGGGCCTGTTCGCCGTCGACCTGCCGGCCCGGCGGGCGCTGGTGCCCCGCCTCGTCGATCCCGGCGACCTGCCGGCCGCCAACTCCCTGCTCTTCCTGGTCTTCTCGCTCGGTGTGATCGGCGGCCCGCTGATCGGCAGCGCCATGGTCGCCGTGAGCGGTTACGGCGCCGCCTATCTGGTGGACATCGTCGCCTTCGGGGTGGCCATCACCCTGCTGCGGGGGCTGCCGAGCATTCCGCTGCCGGACGGGGGACGCCGGGCGGACCTCGGCTCCGTCGTCGAAGGACTCCGCTTCATCAGCAAGCGCCCCGTGCTCTGGATGTGCTACAGCCTCGACGTCGTCGCGACCGTCTTCGCCATGCCGACCGCGCTGTTCCCGGCCCTGGCCGTGGAACGCTTCCACGGCAGCACGGAGACGGCCGCCTACCTCACCGCGGCGCTGGCGGCGGGCACCTTCCTCGGCACGGTGTTCAGCGGCTGGCTCGGCGCGGTGCGGCGGGTCGGACTCGCGTCGATCGCCATCGTCATCGCCTGGGGAGTGGCCCTGGGGGCGTTCGGACTGGCCCGGGAGCTGTGGCTGGCGCTGCTCCTGCTCGGCGCCGCCGGCGCCGCCGACACCTTCAGCGCGGTACTGCGCACCTCCGTCATCCAGCGGGAGACCCCCGACGAGCTGCGCGGCCGCACATCAGGGGTGCTGACCATCGTCGGGGCGGGCGGCCCCCGCCTGGGCGACGGCCGCGCCGGCTTCGTCGCGGGCGCCATCGGCCCCGGAGCGGCGGCGGTGGTGGGCGGCGTCACCTGCGTCGCGGCGGTTGTGGCACTCGCCGCGGCGGTCCCGTCCTTCCTGCGCTACCGCCTCACACCCCAGCCGGACGAAAAGGACGTCCCGCCGCAGGCCCCCGGAAAACCCGACCCGCCCCGGGGAACCGAGGCGGAGACCCACTGA
- a CDS encoding right-handed parallel beta-helix repeat-containing protein translates to MPRSALRVLAAVVGTLTLVAGCGGDGGSGEGRRPAGARVTIRVPADAPTISDAVSLARPGDLVLVAPGVYHESVRIDTARITLRGLSREKVVIDGRLRQPNGVVVSAPGVAVENLTVKNNTQNGVLVTGSAKAAAGLPGGSGGYDTGDEPVTFLKSFLVSHVTATRNGLYGIYAFSAQNGVIAHSYASGGADSGIYVGQCKPCNIVVRDNVAELNAVGYEGTNASENMYVVGNRLVGNRVGLTTNSNHQEKLLPQKGSVIAGNLIAANQRTDTPEQADGGWGIGAGVDGGSDNRFLRNRITGHRNAGLMITATSDIPPVGNQIVDNTFTGNGVDVGWTFPTATRGRGNCLRGNDLRTTVPARLATTAACPLPAGSSSPAGTWAAPTAPGGIPFTEVAAPAPQPQFPDAATAGATVVPPVPALPKTEDVRLPPASLLAAYARVRTS, encoded by the coding sequence ATGCCTCGATCAGCTCTTCGCGTACTGGCGGCGGTAGTGGGCACGCTGACACTGGTGGCCGGCTGCGGCGGCGACGGCGGATCGGGCGAGGGCCGGCGTCCGGCCGGCGCCCGGGTGACGATCCGCGTACCCGCCGACGCCCCGACGATCTCGGATGCGGTGTCCCTGGCTCGACCCGGTGACCTGGTACTGGTCGCGCCGGGTGTGTACCACGAGTCGGTGAGGATCGACACGGCGCGCATCACTCTTCGCGGTCTGTCCCGGGAGAAGGTCGTCATCGACGGGCGGTTGCGGCAGCCGAACGGCGTCGTCGTCTCGGCGCCCGGGGTGGCCGTGGAGAACCTGACCGTGAAGAACAACACGCAGAACGGGGTCCTGGTCACCGGTTCGGCGAAGGCGGCCGCCGGCCTGCCGGGGGGAAGCGGCGGCTACGACACCGGCGACGAGCCCGTCACCTTCCTGAAGTCGTTCCTGGTCTCCCACGTGACCGCCACCCGCAACGGTCTGTACGGCATCTACGCGTTCTCCGCCCAGAACGGTGTCATCGCGCACTCGTACGCGTCGGGCGGCGCCGACTCGGGGATCTATGTCGGCCAGTGCAAGCCGTGCAACATCGTGGTGCGGGACAACGTCGCCGAACTCAACGCGGTCGGTTACGAGGGCACCAACGCCAGCGAGAACATGTACGTGGTCGGCAACCGCCTGGTCGGCAACCGGGTCGGGCTCACCACCAACTCCAACCACCAGGAGAAACTGCTCCCGCAGAAGGGCTCCGTCATCGCGGGCAATCTGATCGCCGCCAACCAGCGGACGGACACCCCGGAGCAGGCCGACGGCGGGTGGGGCATCGGCGCCGGCGTCGACGGCGGCAGCGACAACCGGTTCCTCCGCAACCGCATCACCGGCCACCGCAACGCCGGGCTGATGATCACCGCGACCTCCGACATACCTCCGGTGGGCAACCAGATCGTGGACAACACCTTCACCGGCAACGGCGTCGACGTCGGCTGGACGTTCCCCACCGCCACGCGGGGACGGGGCAACTGCCTGCGGGGCAACGATCTGCGCACCACCGTGCCCGCCCGGCTCGCGACGACCGCGGCCTGCCCGCTTCCGGCCGGGTCGTCCTCGCCGGCCGGCACCTGGGCGGCGCCGACGGCACCCGGTGGCATCCCGTTCACCGAGGTCGCGGCGCCCGCCCCGCAGCCGCAGTTCCCCGACGCCGCCACCGCGGGCGCGACCGTCGTCCCGCCCGTCCCGGCCCTGCCGAAGACGGAGGACGTCCGGCTGCCGCCGGCGTCCCTGCTCGCCGCGTACGCACGGGTGCGGACGTCCTGA
- a CDS encoding LLM class flavin-dependent oxidoreductase, which yields MRYGIVILPEHRWPVAREHWRRAEEFGFDHAWTHDHLMWRWLREEPWFGCVPTLTAAATVTSRIGLGTLVATPEYRHPVTFAKEMMTLDDISQGRLVCGLGSGAGGHDERVLGKRPLSPGRRHRRFEEFVELIDRLLRDQETTYHGDWYDADGAWMLPGCLQRPRVPLAVAAAGPRSVRLAARYADIWLTNGTPGRFDALPYRQTLPLLRRQSDAVDEACAETGRDVTTLRRMLVTGATVGGVLASAAAFEDAAGLFAEAGFTDLVVTWPRDTHPYKGRMAVLERVAETLTRTGGRPPAPARGTNAPPWAAPPHSTACVT from the coding sequence GTGCGCTACGGCATTGTCATCCTCCCGGAACACCGCTGGCCGGTCGCCCGCGAACACTGGCGCAGGGCCGAGGAGTTCGGCTTCGACCACGCCTGGACCCACGACCACCTCATGTGGCGATGGCTGCGCGAGGAGCCGTGGTTCGGCTGCGTGCCCACCCTGACCGCCGCCGCCACGGTCACCTCCCGCATCGGCCTCGGCACCCTCGTGGCCACCCCCGAGTACCGGCACCCAGTGACCTTCGCCAAGGAGATGATGACGCTCGACGACATCTCCCAGGGCCGGCTGGTGTGCGGTCTCGGCTCGGGCGCGGGGGGCCACGACGAGCGGGTCCTCGGCAAGCGGCCGCTGTCCCCCGGCCGGCGGCACCGGCGCTTCGAGGAGTTCGTCGAACTCATCGACCGGCTGCTGCGCGACCAGGAGACCACCTACCACGGCGACTGGTACGACGCGGACGGCGCGTGGATGCTGCCGGGCTGCCTCCAGCGGCCCCGCGTACCGCTGGCCGTCGCGGCGGCCGGCCCCCGCTCGGTGCGCCTGGCCGCCCGGTACGCCGACATCTGGCTCACCAACGGCACCCCCGGCCGCTTCGACGCCCTCCCGTACCGGCAGACCCTCCCCTTGCTGCGGAGGCAGTCGGACGCCGTGGACGAAGCCTGCGCCGAGACCGGGCGTGACGTCACCACGCTGCGCCGGATGCTGGTCACCGGGGCGACCGTCGGCGGCGTGCTCGCGTCGGCCGCAGCCTTCGAGGACGCCGCGGGACTCTTCGCCGAAGCCGGTTTCACCGACCTCGTCGTCACCTGGCCCAGGGACACGCACCCGTACAAGGGGAGAATGGCGGTCCTGGAGCGGGTGGCCGAGACGCTCACGCGCACCGGTGGCCGGCCCCCGGCACCCGCCCGGGGCACGAACGCACCGCCCTGGGCCGCTCCACCGCACAGCACGGCGTGCGTGACCTGA